The Neochlamydia sp. S13 genome has a segment encoding these proteins:
- the recN gene encoding DNA repair protein RecN — MLKQLRIKNIILIESAEIDFAEGFNVLSGETGSGKSAIMNAIRLTAGERAETGIIRKGADKGVVEAVFDIKGLVEVENLLELSGIDREEGAELYIRREIFATGKSRAFINHQLAQLSLLRALSTHLIHLVGQHANQDLLSLDRHRELLDLFGNIKEEVAAFSTSWEEENALQNELEQLINNEAQRLREMEVCHMVLEELEEAHLKVGEEEELFSEYTLLTHAEELGTKVQEVCQVLDGEKAALLPHLNRQQHVVGYLASLDPALKDLSEAFHNAVLELQEVASALTLYQSRLEYNPVRTSEINERLKLITRLKKKYGPTVEDMQSFAEESKKKLQVLENADNRIEELKDKLELAKTKNNQRASQLSDSRRKAAVRLAAALKKELCSLNMPKVDFQIDIHPSKRNRYGDDKIEFFLLPNLGERRIPIKDCASGGELSRVMLSLQTVLSDKQRIPTLIFDEVDSNIGGATAAIVGEKLKAIGKDLQVLCITHFPQVAQHADYHLQISKKVVGDRTVTFVNLLDASTRKQELARMTGKAT, encoded by the coding sequence ATGCTAAAGCAATTACGCATTAAAAATATCATACTTATTGAATCTGCAGAAATAGATTTTGCCGAGGGCTTTAACGTTTTATCGGGCGAAACGGGATCAGGAAAGTCTGCGATCATGAACGCTATTCGCTTAACTGCGGGAGAGCGAGCAGAAACAGGGATAATTCGTAAAGGCGCTGATAAAGGTGTTGTGGAGGCTGTTTTTGATATAAAAGGCTTGGTAGAAGTAGAGAATTTACTGGAATTAAGCGGAATTGATAGAGAAGAGGGTGCAGAGCTTTATATACGTCGCGAGATTTTTGCTACCGGTAAAAGTCGTGCTTTCATTAACCATCAGCTAGCGCAGTTAAGCTTGCTACGTGCTCTATCTACCCATTTGATTCATCTCGTTGGGCAACATGCTAATCAAGATTTACTTTCTTTAGATCGCCATCGTGAGCTACTCGACCTTTTCGGTAATATTAAAGAGGAAGTGGCAGCCTTTTCAACTAGCTGGGAAGAAGAAAATGCCTTGCAAAATGAATTGGAGCAATTAATAAATAACGAAGCTCAAAGATTGCGCGAAATGGAAGTCTGCCATATGGTACTTGAAGAATTAGAAGAAGCTCATTTGAAGGTAGGAGAAGAGGAGGAACTCTTTAGCGAATACACCCTTTTAACGCATGCAGAAGAATTGGGTACAAAAGTGCAGGAGGTCTGCCAAGTATTGGATGGTGAAAAAGCGGCCCTACTCCCTCATTTGAATCGTCAACAGCATGTTGTAGGCTATTTAGCAAGCCTTGATCCTGCCTTAAAAGACCTTTCTGAAGCTTTCCATAATGCCGTTTTAGAGCTCCAAGAAGTAGCAAGCGCATTAACTCTTTACCAATCGCGCTTAGAATATAACCCTGTGCGTACCTCCGAGATAAATGAACGCTTAAAATTAATTACCCGTTTGAAGAAGAAATACGGGCCTACTGTAGAAGATATGCAAAGCTTTGCAGAGGAAAGTAAAAAAAAATTGCAAGTTTTAGAAAATGCGGATAATAGAATTGAAGAGCTAAAAGACAAACTTGAACTTGCTAAAACGAAAAATAATCAGAGAGCTTCACAATTATCGGATAGCCGTCGAAAAGCTGCGGTAAGGTTAGCTGCTGCTTTGAAAAAGGAGTTATGTTCTTTGAATATGCCAAAGGTAGATTTTCAAATAGATATTCATCCTTCTAAGAGAAACCGTTATGGAGATGATAAAATAGAATTTTTCCTGCTTCCGAATCTTGGAGAACGTCGTATTCCTATCAAGGACTGTGCAAGCGGCGGAGAGCTATCTCGGGTCATGCTCTCTTTGCAAACTGTTTTAAGTGATAAACAACGTATCCCTACGTTGATATTTGATGAAGTGGATTCAAACATTGGAGGCGCAACAGCAGCAATCGTGGGAGAAAAACTTAAAGCCATTGGCAAAGACCTGCAGGTATTATGCATTACTCATTTTCCTCAGGTCGCTCAACATGCTGATTATCACCTTCAAATCTCTAAAAAGGTGGTAGGGGATCGGACAGTAACTTTTGTTAATTTATTAGATGCTTCTACCCGCAAGCAAGAACTTGCACGAATGACAGGTAAGGCCACCTAA
- a CDS encoding glycogen-debranching protein → MGVTWQQDGINFSLVSSKASSVILALFDSPTNQPFIELSLDPLLNKTGDIWHLFLATTLSKPLGYAYKIGGPDKYFDAFSYLLDPYAKAVISPKIWGARRQAPNKDHPLFLGLLYPEEEFDWEDDKKPQISHKSLIIYEMHVRGFTQHPSSQVKAPGTYLGMIEKIPYLQQLGINAVELLPIQEFNECEYPFPHLSLQKNLFQYWGYSSINFFAPMNRYAFSLAPWAALQEFKKMVKAFHKAGIAVILDIVLNHTNEGNEDGPLTSFKGIDCNTYYLKDKENRFMNFTGCGNTFNTNHPILQHFILDVLRYWVVEMRVDGFRFDLASIFNRGMQGEVLETAPIVEAISYDPVLSQTILIAEPWDAAGLYQVGTFSPKKNRWSEWNALYRDTVRRFIKGTPYTKDLFASRLAGSQDIYSFHSPLSSINFITAHDGFTLYDLVAYNHKHNLENGENNQDGTNQNESWNCGLEGPTEDLHINDLRERQLRNFHLALMMSQGIPMLQMGDEYAHTKKGNNNTWCQDNELNWFLWDKLQENSAFYRFYRLMIKFRKQTPALQQGRFLNEQDIFWRGTDGKKIEWDKETQFLAFTLLAREENAILYCAFNAQNIPQTIFIPMLEKAECWQLIINTANPSPYDFYEEGQEPRIEQPLLQMPAFSAVLLKKKLN, encoded by the coding sequence TTGGGAGTTACTTGGCAACAAGATGGAATTAACTTTTCTTTAGTCTCATCGAAAGCTTCATCGGTCATTTTAGCTTTATTCGATTCTCCCACTAATCAACCCTTTATAGAACTCTCTTTGGATCCTCTTCTAAATAAAACGGGCGATATCTGGCACCTTTTTCTGGCGACTACTCTTAGCAAGCCGTTAGGTTATGCTTATAAGATAGGAGGCCCTGATAAATATTTTGACGCCTTCAGCTATCTATTAGATCCGTATGCTAAAGCTGTTATTTCTCCTAAAATTTGGGGAGCTAGGCGCCAGGCGCCTAACAAAGATCATCCTCTTTTTTTAGGGCTGCTTTATCCTGAAGAAGAATTTGACTGGGAAGATGATAAAAAACCCCAAATCTCGCATAAAAGCTTGATTATTTATGAAATGCATGTGAGAGGGTTTACTCAACATCCCTCCAGCCAAGTCAAGGCACCCGGAACATATTTAGGAATGATAGAAAAAATTCCTTATTTACAACAGCTAGGCATTAATGCTGTTGAATTACTTCCCATTCAAGAATTCAATGAGTGTGAATACCCATTCCCTCATCTTTCTCTTCAAAAAAATTTATTTCAATATTGGGGATACTCCTCTATCAACTTTTTTGCTCCTATGAATCGTTATGCATTCAGCCTTGCTCCATGGGCAGCTCTACAGGAGTTTAAAAAAATGGTAAAAGCTTTTCACAAAGCAGGCATAGCAGTGATCCTGGATATTGTTCTTAATCACACGAATGAAGGGAATGAAGATGGCCCCCTTACCTCTTTTAAAGGTATTGATTGTAACACCTATTATTTGAAAGATAAAGAAAACAGATTCATGAATTTTACAGGTTGTGGGAATACTTTCAACACTAATCATCCTATTCTTCAGCATTTTATTCTGGATGTTTTACGGTACTGGGTTGTAGAAATGCGCGTAGATGGTTTTCGCTTTGATCTGGCTTCTATATTTAACCGTGGTATGCAAGGGGAAGTTCTTGAAACAGCTCCTATTGTCGAAGCGATTTCTTATGATCCTGTCCTTTCGCAAACAATTTTAATTGCTGAACCTTGGGATGCTGCTGGCCTCTATCAAGTAGGAACATTTTCCCCTAAAAAAAACCGATGGAGTGAATGGAATGCCCTTTATCGAGATACTGTTCGGCGCTTTATTAAAGGAACGCCTTACACAAAAGATCTGTTCGCCTCTCGCCTAGCAGGTTCTCAAGATATTTATAGCTTTCATTCACCTTTAAGCAGCATCAATTTTATAACGGCCCACGATGGATTTACTCTCTACGATTTAGTCGCCTACAATCATAAGCATAACCTAGAAAATGGAGAAAACAACCAGGATGGTACCAACCAGAATGAAAGCTGGAACTGTGGTCTAGAAGGGCCCACAGAAGATTTGCATATTAACGATCTAAGGGAACGGCAGCTGCGTAATTTTCATTTAGCTTTAATGATGTCCCAAGGAATTCCCATGTTACAAATGGGGGATGAATATGCTCATACAAAAAAGGGTAATAATAATACATGGTGCCAAGATAATGAGCTTAATTGGTTCCTGTGGGATAAACTTCAAGAGAATTCAGCATTTTACCGTTTTTATCGCTTAATGATTAAATTTAGAAAGCAAACCCCCGCTCTGCAACAAGGAAGATTTTTAAACGAACAGGATATTTTCTGGAGAGGAACTGACGGAAAAAAAATAGAGTGGGATAAAGAAACACAATTTTTAGCTTTTACTTTACTTGCTAGAGAAGAAAACGCAATTCTTTATTGTGCTTTTAATGCACAAAATATTCCTCAAACAATTTTCATCCCTATGCTTGAGAAGGCTGAATGCTGGCAATTAATCATCAACACGGCTAACCCCTCTCCCTATGATTTTTATGAGGAGGGACAAGAGCCGCGGATTGAACAGCCATTATTACAGATGCCAGCTTTTTCAGCTGTTCTACTCAAAAAAAAGCTTAACTAA
- a CDS encoding CesT family type III secretion system chaperone, with translation MSFENAKENLKEFGKELGLEGLEFDENNTCILGIDDEFSLHLTYEPNSKRLYLYSPLLDGLPKDNKTKLRLYERLLEGSMLGGQMAGGGVGVAVKEELILIHCTIEMEHAEGNRLRAFAPLYVETVEKWRKTCQEVCDGRDEAPQPDSPSLLGDLSDGPSMGPGGKTPGFIKI, from the coding sequence ATGTCTTTTGAAAATGCGAAGGAAAATCTCAAAGAATTTGGTAAAGAGTTAGGCCTTGAAGGGCTTGAATTCGATGAAAACAATACGTGTATATTAGGGATAGATGACGAATTTTCATTGCATCTTACCTATGAGCCTAATTCAAAAAGGCTATATTTGTACTCACCTCTACTGGATGGCCTTCCAAAAGATAATAAAACCAAGCTACGTCTCTATGAGCGTTTGCTTGAGGGCTCGATGCTTGGTGGCCAAATGGCTGGAGGCGGAGTTGGAGTAGCTGTTAAAGAAGAACTCATTTTGATTCACTGCACCATCGAAATGGAGCATGCTGAAGGCAATAGATTGCGCGCTTTTGCTCCTTTATATGTTGAAACTGTTGAAAAATGGCGCAAGACATGCCAAGAAGTATGCGACGGACGCGATGAAGCACCTCAGCCTGATTCACCTTCTTTATTAGGAGATCTATCAGATGGACCTTCCATGGGACCCGGCGGGAAAACTCCAGGATTTATCAAAATCTAA
- the ssb gene encoding single-stranded DNA-binding protein codes for MIIIEIAGHLGTDPEVRFTPGGQKVTVLRLATNTRKSGKDETVWWRVTIWGERFDKMMPYIKKGSALIVIGEMGKPEIYTDKEGRPQVSLDLTAEMIRFSPFGKADRAGQEPSGQASYGQASTPSSYNSPSAYSEPSYTSQSTGNTGYSSYPGNQSSYKPAPNVPDDDNIPF; via the coding sequence ATGATTATCATTGAAATCGCAGGCCATTTAGGGACAGATCCCGAAGTTCGTTTTACACCAGGTGGCCAAAAAGTTACTGTGTTACGCTTGGCAACGAATACTCGTAAAAGTGGGAAAGATGAAACAGTTTGGTGGCGTGTGACCATTTGGGGAGAGCGTTTTGATAAGATGATGCCTTATATAAAAAAGGGTAGTGCACTTATTGTAATTGGCGAAATGGGCAAGCCTGAAATCTATACAGATAAAGAAGGACGTCCTCAAGTATCTCTTGATTTAACAGCAGAAATGATTCGCTTTAGCCCCTTTGGTAAAGCAGACCGAGCTGGTCAAGAGCCCTCTGGTCAAGCCTCTTATGGCCAAGCTTCTACTCCTTCTTCCTACAATAGCCCGAGTGCTTATTCTGAACCCTCTTATACTTCTCAATCGACAGGGAATACAGGCTATTCTTCCTACCCTGGCAATCAATCAAGTTATAAGCCGGCTCCTAATGTACCCGATGATGATAATATTCCCTTTTGA
- a CDS encoding leucyl aminopeptidase, translating to MRFFSSSNEDSKKFELLVLPFWQGKKQAEKAAQIDRYASHFAPLMMQDFSAKEGEILVVYDTSTKEGKRLALIGLGAKEKIDTEKLRRIYAKLTHLCHQKNIKNICLFCPQVDTLAKDALLTGIAEGILLANYNFDELKQVTKAEHSVLLQQVTFINLSKQELAIAQRCGKIAEGVYMARDLVNRNADEVTPQYLSSFAKALESKLPHVKATILNKKQIEKEKLELLLAVNRGSTSDPAMIILSYQGHPLSKEHTVLIGKGITYDTGGLNLKPVGSMETMKADMAGGAAVLGALYAAASLGLEVNLTVVVPATENSIDSNSFKPGDVYKSCKGLTIEVNNPDAEGRLVLADAITYAIKYLKPTRLIDVATLTGGIDVALGPEACGVFSNNDDLANALMRSGSKTFERVWRLPLYEEYHTYLKSDIADMKNSSGRSASSITAAMFLQEFVEKTPWAHLDIASTAFFSEKKRYHPKYATGFGVRLLIDFLSAKN from the coding sequence ATGCGTTTTTTTTCCTCCTCTAATGAAGATAGCAAAAAATTTGAGCTGCTTGTTTTACCTTTTTGGCAAGGGAAAAAGCAAGCAGAAAAGGCGGCTCAAATCGATCGATATGCTTCTCATTTTGCTCCCCTTATGATGCAAGATTTTTCCGCAAAAGAAGGTGAAATTCTGGTAGTCTATGATACCAGCACCAAAGAGGGCAAAAGGCTTGCTTTGATAGGGTTAGGAGCTAAAGAAAAAATTGATACAGAAAAATTGCGCCGTATATATGCTAAGTTAACCCACTTATGCCATCAAAAAAATATCAAAAATATTTGCCTCTTCTGCCCCCAGGTAGATACTTTAGCAAAAGATGCCCTTCTTACTGGTATAGCGGAAGGAATTTTATTAGCTAATTATAATTTTGATGAACTTAAGCAAGTCACCAAAGCTGAGCATTCTGTATTATTGCAGCAAGTGACCTTTATCAATCTATCTAAGCAAGAGCTAGCGATTGCGCAACGCTGTGGTAAAATTGCTGAAGGTGTTTACATGGCACGCGACTTGGTAAATAGGAATGCCGATGAGGTTACCCCTCAATACTTATCTAGCTTTGCAAAAGCTCTTGAAAGTAAGCTTCCTCATGTGAAAGCGACTATCCTTAATAAAAAGCAGATAGAAAAAGAGAAATTAGAATTGCTTTTAGCTGTGAATAGGGGCTCAACCAGCGATCCTGCCATGATTATTTTGTCCTACCAAGGCCATCCCCTATCTAAAGAACATACAGTATTAATTGGTAAAGGGATCACCTACGATACCGGGGGCCTTAATTTAAAACCTGTAGGCTCAATGGAAACGATGAAAGCTGATATGGCAGGAGGTGCGGCCGTACTAGGCGCTCTCTATGCCGCAGCTTCTTTAGGGCTTGAGGTTAATCTAACGGTAGTAGTGCCAGCCACAGAAAATAGTATTGACTCTAATAGCTTTAAACCAGGGGATGTCTACAAGAGTTGCAAGGGATTAACAATTGAAGTTAATAACCCTGATGCTGAAGGTCGCTTAGTCCTTGCAGATGCAATCACTTATGCCATTAAGTATTTAAAACCCACTCGTCTTATCGATGTTGCTACCTTGACGGGAGGCATTGATGTGGCTCTTGGTCCCGAAGCTTGCGGCGTGTTTTCCAATAATGATGACCTTGCAAATGCTTTAATGCGCTCAGGCTCAAAAACGTTTGAAAGAGTCTGGCGTTTACCTTTGTACGAGGAATACCACACTTATCTAAAATCAGATATTGCGGATATGAAAAATAGTTCCGGCCGTTCTGCTAGCTCTATTACCGCAGCTATGTTTTTACAAGAATTTGTGGAGAAAACTCCTTGGGCTCATTTGGATATTGCAAGCACGGCATTTTTCAGTGAGAAAAAACGCTACCATCCAAAGTATGCTACAGGGTTTGGGGTGCGATTATTAATCGACTTTCTTTCTGCAAAAAATTGA
- the hflX gene encoding GTPase HflX, whose translation MPSIKPKILESSEDEFQQPKKALLVSVYKGSNFRTICEEHLDELALLAETYGIHVNSKVPCMVRKYDASTFVTEGKLQELLRMAQEQKVDLVIFDDEISPGQQRNLENIFKMPVIDRTGVILEVFAQRAHTKEARLQIELAKIKYQAPRLKRLWSHLSRQAGTGGKSGGAYLKGEGEKQIEIDKRILKKQMDSLQNEIHEVRANRLTQRTLRTRLEIPVFAIIGYTNAGKSTLLNALTDAKVFVEDKLFATLDTTTRKYLLPNNQEILLIDTVGFIRKLPHLLVAAFKSTLEEALQADILLHLVDISHPMAEEQAATTYEVLKELNAENKPIITVLNKMDVCNDPQKITRLRILYPKSVCISALNKIGFEDLLEQMIQELNRRRTSVTLKIPQLEYHKVSEVMRLGNIIHQDYEENDVLIRVDLPCALAGKLKNYIIEGSA comes from the coding sequence ATGCCCTCTATTAAACCAAAAATCCTAGAATCCTCGGAAGACGAATTTCAGCAGCCTAAAAAAGCTTTACTTGTTTCTGTTTATAAAGGATCTAACTTTCGCACAATCTGCGAAGAGCATCTGGATGAACTAGCCTTACTAGCTGAAACTTATGGCATTCATGTTAACTCTAAAGTTCCTTGTATGGTGCGTAAATATGATGCCTCTACTTTTGTCACGGAAGGTAAATTACAAGAACTTTTGCGGATGGCACAAGAGCAAAAAGTAGATTTAGTCATTTTTGATGATGAAATCTCACCAGGCCAGCAACGCAATTTGGAAAATATTTTTAAAATGCCTGTTATAGACCGTACGGGAGTTATTTTAGAAGTTTTTGCTCAACGAGCACACACTAAAGAAGCGCGTCTACAAATTGAACTAGCTAAAATTAAATATCAAGCACCGCGTTTAAAACGCTTATGGTCTCATCTATCGCGCCAAGCGGGTACAGGAGGTAAAAGCGGAGGAGCCTATCTCAAGGGGGAAGGTGAAAAGCAAATCGAAATTGATAAGCGAATTTTAAAAAAACAGATGGATAGCCTTCAAAATGAAATTCATGAAGTACGAGCTAATCGCCTCACACAGCGTACTCTTCGCACTCGATTAGAAATTCCGGTTTTCGCCATTATAGGTTATACAAATGCGGGTAAATCTACGCTTCTTAATGCTTTAACTGATGCTAAAGTTTTTGTCGAAGACAAACTTTTTGCTACTCTTGATACCACTACACGTAAATATTTATTACCTAATAATCAAGAAATTTTATTGATTGACACGGTGGGCTTTATACGCAAACTCCCTCACTTACTTGTTGCTGCATTTAAAAGCACATTAGAAGAAGCTTTGCAAGCAGATATTCTCCTTCATTTAGTAGATATTAGCCACCCTATGGCTGAAGAGCAAGCCGCCACCACTTACGAGGTATTAAAAGAACTGAACGCTGAAAATAAACCCATCATTACCGTACTTAATAAGATGGATGTATGTAATGATCCCCAGAAAATTACACGCCTACGCATTCTTTATCCCAAATCTGTTTGCATCTCTGCCCTTAATAAAATCGGCTTTGAAGATTTATTAGAGCAGATGATTCAAGAGCTCAATCGAAGACGTACTTCAGTCACCTTAAAAATCCCCCAGCTTGAATACCATAAAGTGAGTGAAGTCATGCGTTTAGGCAATATTATCCATCAAGATTATGAAGAAAATGATGTTTTAATTAGGGTAGATTTACCATGCGCATTAGCTGGCAAACTAAAAAATTATATTATCGAAGGCTCGGCATAA
- a CDS encoding MBL fold metallo-hydrolase translates to MKIAGKFLFFGTGSSLGVPVIGCECAVCRSESPYNKRLRSSGLIKIHDKQIVIDCGPDFRTQMLHHHIKQIDGLILTHAHYDHTGGFDELRILNARSKQPIPCLLAEATAEELKMRFPYAFDKTSSTEKLTTQSVLHYLKSERGKVNFLGLPIHYVTYQQGGMLVNGFKVGNFAYISDIRHYPQTIFEDLQGVETLVVSCLRQQSSPLHFNVQEAIDFASKVGADQAWFTHIAHELEHDYTNSKLPPNYQLAYDGLEIDFEIPLTSSI, encoded by the coding sequence ATGAAAATTGCAGGCAAATTTTTATTCTTTGGAACAGGCAGTTCATTGGGAGTACCGGTAATTGGTTGTGAATGTGCAGTTTGCCGTTCAGAATCCCCTTACAATAAACGCTTACGCTCCTCTGGGCTGATTAAAATCCATGATAAACAAATTGTCATCGACTGCGGTCCTGATTTTCGCACTCAGATGCTTCACCATCATATTAAACAGATTGATGGCTTAATCTTAACGCATGCTCATTATGATCATACAGGAGGATTTGACGAGCTTAGGATCCTTAATGCTCGTTCCAAGCAGCCTATCCCTTGCCTACTGGCTGAAGCTACAGCAGAGGAGCTAAAAATGCGTTTTCCCTATGCTTTTGATAAAACTTCTTCCACAGAAAAATTAACGACTCAATCTGTCTTGCATTATCTGAAGTCTGAAAGAGGAAAAGTAAATTTTTTAGGATTACCTATTCATTATGTAACCTACCAGCAAGGTGGCATGTTAGTTAATGGCTTTAAAGTAGGCAATTTTGCCTACATTTCTGATATCCGCCATTACCCTCAAACTATTTTTGAAGATTTGCAAGGAGTAGAGACTTTAGTGGTAAGCTGTCTGCGTCAGCAGTCCTCCCCTTTACACTTCAATGTTCAAGAAGCGATAGATTTTGCTTCCAAAGTGGGTGCTGACCAAGCATGGTTTACTCACATCGCTCATGAGCTGGAGCATGATTATACTAATTCCAAGCTTCCACCAAACTATCAATTAGCTTACGATGGCTTAGAGATTGATTTTGAAATCCCCTTAACCTCCTCAATATAA
- a CDS encoding FAD-binding oxidoreductase: protein MRIAIIGTGLSGLATGWFLLKKFSCKQRPSITFFDHLGVGGGASGVAAGLLHPYVGATAKLNRYGLEGFEATEKLLNLASEKMGMPVASYNGFLRVALSLQQKKDFQRSAFQYDDLLWLEAKEAKQKISGLSFHPALFIKKCMAVDCSLYLEGLWKACNEKGAVLERQEIETLDELKAFDHIVLATGAFVNRLLTSQKLPVTEVKGQVIDIVWPNSLEPLPCPLSSQAYLIMNKGKNSCILGATYERGFQSAQANLKMASEEIMPKALALLPALEGATVLNCRAGVRASTPGHMPIIQKIGVNVWVITGMGSKGLLYHALYAEKLVDMMKERQSCHSF, encoded by the coding sequence ATGCGTATAGCTATTATAGGAACAGGTCTATCAGGATTAGCCACAGGGTGGTTTTTGCTAAAAAAATTTTCCTGCAAGCAAAGACCTAGTATCACTTTCTTTGACCATTTAGGGGTGGGAGGAGGGGCCTCCGGAGTAGCTGCCGGACTGCTGCACCCTTATGTGGGTGCTACCGCTAAGCTTAATCGTTATGGGCTAGAAGGTTTTGAGGCCACAGAGAAGCTGCTAAACCTTGCCTCTGAAAAAATGGGCATGCCAGTGGCGAGCTATAACGGATTTTTGCGGGTAGCTCTTTCACTTCAACAAAAAAAGGATTTTCAGCGCTCAGCTTTTCAGTATGATGATTTGCTATGGCTAGAAGCAAAGGAGGCCAAGCAAAAAATTTCAGGACTGTCTTTTCATCCAGCACTCTTTATTAAAAAATGCATGGCAGTAGATTGCTCTCTTTATTTGGAGGGACTATGGAAAGCCTGCAATGAAAAAGGAGCTGTGCTTGAAAGACAGGAAATAGAAACATTGGATGAATTGAAAGCTTTTGACCATATCGTGTTAGCTACGGGTGCCTTCGTTAATAGGTTGCTAACATCGCAAAAGCTGCCTGTGACCGAAGTAAAAGGCCAGGTTATTGATATTGTGTGGCCTAACAGTTTGGAACCTTTACCCTGTCCTTTAAGCTCACAAGCCTACCTAATTATGAATAAGGGAAAAAATAGCTGCATATTAGGGGCGACTTATGAACGTGGCTTTCAATCAGCGCAAGCTAATTTGAAAATGGCTTCAGAAGAAATTATGCCTAAAGCCCTGGCTTTATTGCCTGCATTAGAAGGTGCGACAGTGTTAAACTGCAGAGCAGGGGTGCGTGCTTCTACTCCTGGTCATATGCCTATCATACAAAAAATAGGAGTAAACGTTTGGGTAATTACCGGCATGGGATCCAAGGGCCTTCTATATCATGCTTTATATGCTGAAAAGCTAGTCGATATGATGAAAGAAAGGCAATCATGCCATTCTTTTTAA
- a CDS encoding malate dehydrogenase, which produces MPQPLKRIAVTGGAGQIAYSLLFRLANGDLLGATQPIGLHLLEIPEAMPILQSVAMELEDCAFPLLREIIIGSNADEVFKEIDYAFLVGAKPRGPAMERKDLLNENGKIFVEQGQALNKSANPHVIVLVVGNPCNTNCLIALSHAPRIPQQNFHAMMRLDQNRAVSLLAKKANVNSNEVTRAVIWGNHSSTQVPDFTHVHIKNKPLIDFPISQHWLENDFMSGVRERGSEIIAARGKSSAASAASAAIDAMKAIINPTPLGEWYSSGVISNNNPYGIQENLVFSFPCRTKEDKTYEIVKDLSWHKWIRNKIMASESELIEERTFVKDKLGARLHII; this is translated from the coding sequence ATGCCTCAACCTCTGAAACGTATCGCTGTCACAGGCGGAGCAGGGCAAATCGCTTATAGCCTCTTATTCCGTCTAGCCAATGGCGACTTATTAGGCGCTACTCAGCCCATAGGATTGCATCTTTTAGAAATCCCAGAAGCCATGCCTATTCTCCAGAGTGTAGCTATGGAGCTTGAAGATTGTGCTTTCCCCCTTTTAAGAGAAATAATCATTGGAAGCAACGCTGATGAGGTCTTTAAAGAGATAGATTATGCCTTCTTAGTAGGTGCCAAGCCACGGGGCCCTGCCATGGAAAGAAAGGATTTGCTCAATGAAAATGGCAAAATTTTTGTTGAGCAAGGTCAAGCATTAAATAAGTCCGCTAACCCACATGTCATTGTGCTGGTCGTGGGAAATCCCTGTAATACTAATTGTTTAATTGCCCTCAGCCATGCTCCGCGGATTCCTCAACAAAATTTTCATGCGATGATGCGTTTGGATCAAAATCGTGCCGTAAGCTTATTAGCAAAAAAAGCAAATGTTAATAGCAATGAGGTGACAAGAGCCGTGATATGGGGCAACCATTCTTCTACGCAAGTACCAGACTTTACCCATGTGCATATAAAAAATAAGCCTTTGATAGATTTTCCGATAAGCCAGCATTGGCTGGAAAATGATTTCATGAGTGGAGTACGAGAAAGAGGGTCTGAAATTATTGCAGCCAGAGGAAAATCATCCGCAGCTTCAGCAGCCAGCGCAGCTATTGATGCTATGAAAGCCATTATTAACCCAACTCCCCTAGGAGAGTGGTATTCTTCAGGAGTAATTAGCAACAATAACCCTTATGGGATTCAAGAAAATCTAGTTTTTTCCTTTCCCTGTCGTACTAAGGAAGATAAAACATATGAGATCGTAAAAGATCTTTCTTGGCATAAGTGGATAAGAAATAAGATTATGGCCTCTGAAAGCGAGCTAATTGAAGAGCGCACTTTTGTGAAAGATAAGCTAGGTGCACGTTTACACATAATCTAG